CGTTATCAGCGATATTTTCTCCTAAGGTTTTTTTGCCATCtacctaaaatatattgagacaGAAATATCAAAATCACCTTCTGACaaacaaatatcaatatagGACTCATTTTCATACACACATGCTCTCCAAGTtcaggaatataaaaatttgagtATTGGTCAACGAAGCATTGGGTCATATTGACGAATGATTGTATGGTGTCGTTGGACCACCACGGTAGCAAGTTCCCGTTCTTGTCGAAACGTCTACCTGTtggcattaatattattataattataataacaaaatcacatataataatatgtcttACCGAAATCATCAAAACCGTGTGTTATTTCATGTCCAAGTACACTGCCCAATGCTCCATAATTTAGCGAACTGAAATTGAATTAACATAGCAGATAGGTTTAAAGGTTTAAGTTACAacgataaattaattgaaatatataactattttatataatgaaactgtttgagtttatttttttaaatgtacagtACATACTCAAGTCCCAAATCGAAGAATGGGTGTTGTAACATCACTAAAGGCACGGCTGCGTCCACAATTGAAAGAAGTTAATGAGACCAAGTATGAAggataagaaattttaatcaatttttatatttcaaagaggATGAATGGAAACGAAATTTGGTTTTTTCTTCAAGTAACAATCGTTATGTGTTTAACAAGATGGTATAcagataatattcatatatattttttacttagatTTGGTATGTGATGTTCAAACCTTATTTAAGAATAGGTATTGGAACCCAATTAATGTAGCAAGTTAATGAATCGCTTACTCACTTATGGTATTTTCTTGAAAAGTATGATAAGCATTTACTTCTGTAGGGTCGGTAGCCCAAGCGAATTCGTTGCCAGTGCGAAATTTATTAAGGGCTTTCCTTATTTTCacctgtattattttaatcatattttctaAATGCGTTTTAGGACTAACTTCGATTCCCTCGTAATATTTCTCAAGTGAATCCACATGTAGTAACCAGTCAGGGAAGCCAACGAATGACTTCATATCTATGATCTTCTGATAGGTCGCTAATTTTGTGTTATCATCCATCCATTTAGCTTTACCAACAAGTCGGGCAAGTGCGTTTTTCATTTCGTGTAGCATTACTTCAATCTTAGAAACAAGAAACATTTCTTAGCGAAGTAATTTAAACTGTTGCCATAAtgcttaaagtaaatattaaaacctttgGCTTGGTATCACTAAAGAAGTGGGAGTCGGCTATGGCATAGGACACAGCCATGCCCATCATATCGTTTGTGGCACTAGCACACTGAAGGCTGCGCGGTGTGATCGACAGTTCTCGAGATCTCAATGCGTCATATGACCTCTGGAATAACAGTCTCAATTCCGTCGTCGTGTGAACTGCCATAACTTCAACTACcttcaaaaaaataagacttatcacttttataagttaagtaaataaaattaaagtataatcttcagtatataaaatatttaaaccaacCTTTATCCAAATGTAGAGTTCAATTGAAACAGGAGAAGCTTTAGATACGTAGGCAGCCATAAGTgacatgtattttaaatcgGGATCGGAAACTagaattaaatcttttttaaaatctaagtCGACattgcttattttaaaaataccctCTAGGTATTCTTTCCAAATGTCCATTTTAACGCCGTCATTATCCTGAACTATCATATCTGTATGTTCTTGAATTTCTTCTACCGTGTATTcaggtatatttatataaatttcatcatcACTCGTCGTAACATTGACATCGTCTTCTagctgaaaaataaatattttagtttcttgTCTCATGGATTGATCTTCctgattgtatttaaatgtctGTGGACATTCTTTCTTCCAAACTTACCTCATACATATcttcattcatattataatattcattggCAGACAGGAATATGTTTTGATCTAACTCTACTTCAGTCAAACTAAAGTTCTTAGCCGTGGCTTCAACTACAAAAAGCTTCATCATTTCTGCGtaaaatagtttgtatatatgtgCAGTCTTCTCTTCATcgtcattattattatctacattcttctttttatttttattgtctattACAAATGGagcatttttatgtttttcttttttccttaacaaaatacttttacgTCCTACATGACGTTTCTTTTCAATGAGAAagctgtaataaatataaatttaagtaaacgtttattactttaaacgaAAGGAACTATCTTTTTACCTTGGAAAAGGATTTGTTGCTTCGGGTGATCCCATAACAAGTCTATAAACTGAAGAATTTTTTGGATCAGTGAAGATATCAAATCCAATGAGTACATCCATCCctagtaatgttttaatttttatgactgcTTCTAGCCAATTAAATTTGTAGGTGGAGTAGTCGATGTCATCAGTTACGTTGATAACTGTTGGATACGCGGGTAGTCCTAAagattctaatatttttatcacaggTTTTAGTCCCCTCTTATCTAGTTCTTCTGCAAATGATGTTACAGCGTTGTTAAATGTACTAAGTAATACAATTTAGTCGCGAAGAGATTtggttttaatgttaattgatATTTCGACATCATTTTTACCTGTATCTATACAAGCACTGTATATATCCTTAGCCTGCTTTACCGGTTTCGGTTCGTTGGTGACATTCTTGGCGAGGAAATCTCGTATAGTGGCAAATACTTTCCTCTGTTTGTCATTGAACCAATCATATGAACTATAAGCATCCGGCCTGGGATGTTCTTTAGGCCAATTGCCGCATACGTACTAAAATAtaggattattttatataatatcacacATGATGACCTCTTGAAAGAGCTAAACTCTTGAATGTCAAGATTAATGGTATAGTTAAGACTAGGTCATCGGAGGGAATTAAAAAGGAAAGGAATTCCTTTACATTAGATGGTTGTTAATATCAATTAGTACGACTGTAATTCTCACTTGGTAAAAATCATTGCAAGGATCCACTGACTTATCCATGGACAGCGCGAGGTTCGCAGCTGATCTTAAACATTGTTTGCTTTCGCATATACGTATAGGTTTGCTCCGTTTTTGTTTGACATCtaagaaataagtttttatgtttatatttaatttatcaataaaaaacttcaaaaaaagTGATCGGATTATTGTtcacattaataatttctatggagttaattgaattaaaatgtacttGTATTCTTTAACGTCATATTTTTAGTCtatgttaaatgttttataaggtCCAAAAATCACGTTACAACCATTTCCTCTTACAGTATgacgtaaaaattttaaatttcagtatAGTTTTACTgcatttttatcatacatgTGATCTTATTTGAACAAAGGtcgaaatttataattttattaacttcacTACGGCTTACAGTCACGGTTGAATACATCGATAACGCTATTTTAGAAGTATATTGCAAAAAGTACTTACATAAAACCGTCATTGTGACAGCTAAACACAAGAATATAATgagtaataatagtaaaatgaGGATTATcatcttatttttatgtttccttctgaatctaaaataaaaaataccgtGAACATGTTATCTTAGTttactgtaattatattttataacaaagaataCTACCGAGCTGTTCTTGAGCCAACAGCTATGAGATAACCCGATTCGCGCATTTCATTACCATTTTTTAAAGGTGGCGTAGTCGACTTCGCACTGCAAGCACctacgaaataaattttaaatagagagcttttataggtatttattttctctCCATTTCAGtctggtttttatttataataccatGAGTTATTACTTTcgaaaatagatattaaatgtctgtaaaagtgataattttttattttagctatctgattattttttctatattcttATAAGTAATCGTTTCAATATTAAGTTCGATTTTCAAAAAGTATATAGAAagcgtaaatattaaaaatggaatattttttttatattatagctaTATAGTAGGGTaacatatagtttaaattagttttaatggCTTAGAAAGTATAATTTGAATCATGAATGACCTCCATTTAGTCTTTcagtttgaaattaatactaaagttttcataataatttcactTAAGGAAGCGtgctgttaaatatatatatatttttctaattttataccGAGTTCCAACTTTTACCAATCTCCACATTATTcaccaaataattaaaaaaagacatttaagTGAATTtactactaataaatatttattattccttctcttgtatttattaacttctagtttgtattattattattattttgtttctgtacACCAACATACAGGAACAAAATGAcagagacaaaaatatatgtcttaaTCAAAATACGGACTTATATCTTAAAGGTGATTTTCAGACAAGTGTAAGACaacttttagttttgttaaactataaatacttttatatatatatttatttataaacgtatGTAGGGGAGGTTTTTGACAGCATTTATGGCAATGCTTTACCATTTATttagtatgttattttaataattatatattatttagctgTGATATTAATCTGATTCTGTTTTTGAATCCTTTTATTAATTGGCGATAAATTTCTTGTTTATCAGCCCCATATCTGTATCTGACGTAGTTTACTAATGGTGTAAGGCCAAATACCTAAAAGCTAGTGCTATTAAGTGGGCACAGATTACAATCGAGGCCGTTAATGTTACCTGTGCTAGGGTTAACTGACCTTTGTGAGGTGTTTCGATTTCTTTTTTGGCATTAGAAAATTCTATAGgcattaaatcattttacttgaaatttataatataataataaattttaatttgttcaaaGTTTAAAGACAGTATACGCTAAGATGAGAAAATATCTAGATTTTAGTTTTGTTCTTTCGatcttttaaaagattttttaattgaatcggCTACATAAATCACTCAGTTATTTTCTAGAATGAGTAAATTTGaggttatattattacaaaattatagataagctacctttattaatttatgttaaacttACGAGTAACCGTCGGTCCCATAGCATCACTATTATTGCCCGACCAGGCATTCATTTTGCAACACAATttgcaacaaaattttatttatatttacactatAATCATTCTTATTACGATAAAATATGAGTGATATTCGCTCGCTTTTATATCTAATGTACTCAGTGCGTTCAGTTTCAAGGCTTTTGAGTTACTGAAAGCCTGCTGTTGTGAGCTGAAATGTGTCTACCGTAGTATTGTGACCAtaattgttgttaa
The window above is part of the Danaus plexippus chromosome 7, MEX_DaPlex, whole genome shotgun sequence genome. Proteins encoded here:
- the LOC116770920 gene encoding endothelin-converting enzyme 2-like, which gives rise to MNAWSGNNSDAMGPTVTRACSAKSTTPPLKNGNEMRESGYLIAVGSRTARFRRKHKNKMIILILLLLLIIFLCLAVTMTVLYVKQKRSKPIRICESKQCLRSAANLALSMDKSVDPCNDFYQYVCGNWPKEHPRPDAYSSYDWFNDKQRKVFATIRDFLAKNVTNEPKPVKQAKDIYSACIDTEELDKRGLKPVIKILESLGLPAYPTVINVTDDIDYSTYKFNWLEAVIKIKTLLGMDVLIGFDIFTDPKNSSVYRLVMGSPEATNPFPSFLIEKKRHVGRKSILLRKKEKHKNAPFVIDNKNKKKNVDNNNDDEEKTAHIYKLFYAEMMKLFVVEATAKNFSLTEVELDQNIFLSANEYYNMNEDMYELEDDVNVTTSDDEIYINIPEYTVEEIQEHTDMIVQDNDGVKMDIWKEYLEGIFKISNVDLDFKKDLILVSDPDLKYMSLMAAYVSKASPVSIELYIWIKVVEVMAVHTTTELRLLFQRSYDALRSRELSITPRSLQCASATNDMMGMAVSYAIADSHFFSDTKPKIEVMLHEMKNALARLVGKAKWMDDNTKLATYQKIIDMKSFVGFPDWLLHVDSLEKYYEGIEVSPKTHLENMIKIIQVKIRKALNKFRTGNEFAWATDPTEVNAYHTFQENTITVPLVMLQHPFFDLGLDSLNYGALGSVLGHEITHGFDDFGRRFDKNGNLLPWWSNDTIQSFVNMTQCFVDQYSNFYIPELGEHVDGKKTLGENIADNGGVRESFGALKEHLQKYGPEPKLPGFEEFTPEQLFFISYGNLWCEVSTKDSLKSGLSDEHSPQHLRARGALQNNADFSRIWKCPPDSPMNPTKRCIIY